From Alphaproteobacteria bacterium, one genomic window encodes:
- a CDS encoding MucR family transcriptional regulator — translation MSEQLTKSELLCLTTDVVSAHVTNNTVPVTELPTLIQQVFSALSSIGGGATIRLPRSEPAVPIDESITPDYIVCLEDGKKLKMLKRHLRTAYNMTIDEYRERWGLGPDYPVVAPNYTKQRSQLAKTIGLGTRSRRRKSA, via the coding sequence ATGAGCGAACAACTGACAAAGTCAGAACTACTTTGCCTTACTACGGATGTAGTTTCTGCGCACGTAACAAACAATACAGTTCCTGTTACTGAGCTCCCAACACTAATTCAGCAAGTATTTAGTGCACTTTCATCAATTGGAGGTGGAGCAACTATTCGCCTTCCACGTTCAGAACCAGCTGTTCCAATTGACGAGTCGATCACCCCAGATTATATCGTCTGCCTTGAAGATGGGAAAAAGCTTAAAATGCTTAAGCGCCACCTCAGGACTGCCTACAATATGACGATCGATGAATACAGAGAGCGTTGGGGCCTCGGACCAGATTATCCTGTAGTTGCACCAAACTACACGAAGCAAAGAAGTCAACTTGCTAAAACAATCGGTCTTGGTACAAGATCCCGTCGACGCAAATCTGCTTAG
- the rimI gene encoding ribosomal protein S18-alanine N-acetyltransferase has protein sequence MSDPQNKYSKSIIYETATANDAAELSSLWKLYADAAWSSHTIEESLKISRYTAFKAIFDSDIVGFILFSSLYEDVEIQAIAVQKKYQNKGVGKALYHLLLKYIFDESKINPINIFLEVAKDNLVAQKFYKSLGFERIHQRSNYYSRQGSTIETAIIYKKIATYS, from the coding sequence ATGTCAGATCCCCAAAACAAATATAGCAAAAGCATAATTTACGAGACAGCAACAGCAAATGATGCTGCAGAACTAAGTTCTCTATGGAAACTATATGCTGATGCAGCATGGAGCAGCCACACAATAGAAGAGTCTTTAAAAATCTCTCGCTATACGGCGTTTAAAGCCATATTTGATTCTGATATTGTAGGCTTCATCCTATTTAGCTCTCTGTATGAAGACGTTGAAATACAAGCAATTGCAGTCCAGAAAAAATATCAAAACAAAGGCGTTGGAAAGGCTCTCTACCACTTATTACTAAAATATATTTTTGACGAAAGTAAAATAAACCCAATAAATATTTTTCTAGAGGTCGCAAAAGACAACTTAGTGGCCCAAAAATTTTATAAATCATTGGGGTTTGAAAGAATACATCAAAGATCCAACTACTACTCCAGACAAGGTTCGACTATTGAAACCGCTATTATTTATAAAAAAATAGCCACTTATTCATAA
- the tsaB gene encoding tRNA (adenosine(37)-N6)-threonylcarbamoyltransferase complex dimerization subunit type 1 TsaB yields the protein MILAFDTTCKALSVALIRDGKVIAEHFESRERGHAAHLLPSIISLLEQENLYFKDLKKIVTTVGPGSFTGIRIGISTGRALALAGNIPLVGVTTFRTLATALNHQQAERKHTLVVIDTKRNEVYTQLLSPSLEEVGEAVCLYPEEIPSFLPEVPLRIIGDGQNLIKGEVCHIPNIEFDPSKSIPHAKYAGLSAINIETADSISPFYLKPAYVRSPKQI from the coding sequence ATGATTTTAGCTTTCGATACTACATGCAAAGCCTTGTCCGTCGCCCTCATCAGGGATGGTAAAGTTATCGCTGAACACTTCGAGTCGAGAGAAAGAGGTCACGCTGCCCACTTACTGCCCTCAATAATTAGCCTCCTGGAACAAGAAAACCTTTACTTTAAGGACCTAAAGAAAATTGTAACGACAGTCGGACCAGGATCTTTCACAGGAATTCGAATCGGTATCTCAACAGGACGTGCCTTAGCCTTAGCAGGCAATATTCCCTTAGTGGGAGTCACAACTTTTAGAACACTCGCAACTGCTCTTAACCATCAACAAGCAGAAAGAAAACATACTCTGGTAGTCATAGATACGAAACGCAATGAGGTATACACACAGTTGCTTTCACCATCACTCGAAGAAGTTGGAGAAGCTGTTTGTCTCTATCCAGAAGAAATTCCTTCATTCTTACCAGAAGTTCCACTGCGAATTATTGGAGACGGGCAAAACCTTATAAAGGGAGAAGTGTGCCACATTCCCAATATTGAATTTGATCCTAGTAAATCGATCCCCCACGCAAAGTATGCAGGTCTATCAGCAATTAACATAGAAACTGCTGATTCGATCTCGCCCTTTTATTTAAAGCCAGCCTATGTCAGATCCCCAAAACAAATATAG